The following proteins are co-located in the Gloeocapsa sp. PCC 7428 genome:
- a CDS encoding TonB-dependent siderophore receptor has translation MKSVLLLKSLIFTCSFALLLVTPALSQELQHLKKQQETTVNNQNSTYKKNKTQPHRLAEKILQHRNKNIQNIAQATEVVQVTGVNLKQVDKQLEIVLESTQSEQLTPLNKSEGNNFIADIPNAQLRLSTGNAFTQEKPFTGITAVTVTNLDANTIRVIVTGEAGAPTVELFDDNEGLIFGVTPTTSASQTPPVEQPSSEAPLEESTAETPEDEEPIELVVTGEQDTYRVPEASGATRTDTPIRDIPQSIQVIPRQVLEDQQVIRLTDAIRNVSGVVESDTFAGTNDNVNIRGFDFNSTFRDGLRETGFLLRELANIEQIEILKGPASVLYGNAEPGGIINLVTKKPLATPYYFGQFSIGNFSYYRSAIDLSGPLYPDDTLLYRLNVAYENAGSFRDFVDSERFFVGPVFDLKLGDRTNLLFNVSYLNDERTFDQGIVAFGQGIADIPYSRFLGEPGDERITEEVNVGYRLEHRFNDNLTLRNAFRYTSQDAFDYRAQPLEVDEETGELTRNFRSNDDYRETYSLQTDLVGEFVTGSIEHTLLFGFDFARQKSDGSQRRLPEGLTPSINIFDPVYNVTPRPALSELTDVVRDGKDNVNALGIYLQDQIAFSDNFKLLLGGRFDVVDQDVFDRLSDTRTLQYDEAFTPRIGVVYQPSEPISLYASYSRSFAPNFAQRADLTFLPPERGTQYEVGIKADFNERLSATLAAYQITKTNIATPDPNDPDGFSIPIGEQRSRGIELDVSGEILPGWNIVAAYGYTDAEITESSDSPDALIVGSRVPRVPEHKASLWTTYQFLQGDLEGLGFGLGLYYLSDRVGGDIPTLTSDDTFTLPSYLRTDAAIYYKRDNWRAAINFENIFGVRYVESFNFGRNTVIPAAPFTVIGTLSIEF, from the coding sequence ATGAAATCAGTGCTGTTGCTTAAAAGCTTAATATTTACGTGCTCATTTGCCCTATTATTAGTAACTCCCGCTTTAAGTCAAGAACTACAACACCTTAAAAAGCAGCAAGAAACAACTGTTAATAATCAAAATTCAACTTATAAGAAAAATAAAACTCAACCTCATAGACTGGCAGAAAAGATATTACAACACAGAAATAAAAATATTCAAAACATAGCTCAAGCAACGGAAGTCGTACAAGTTACTGGAGTCAACCTCAAGCAAGTCGATAAGCAGCTTGAGATAGTTTTAGAATCAACTCAAAGTGAACAGTTGACACCTCTTAATAAAAGTGAGGGCAATAATTTTATAGCAGATATTCCCAATGCTCAATTGCGTCTATCGACTGGTAACGCATTCACGCAAGAAAAACCATTTACAGGAATTACAGCAGTTACTGTAACCAATTTAGATGCGAATACAATTCGCGTAATTGTGACAGGTGAAGCAGGTGCGCCAACTGTAGAGTTGTTTGATGATAACGAAGGTTTAATTTTTGGGGTGACACCGACTACATCTGCTAGTCAGACCCCACCAGTAGAACAACCTTCTAGTGAGGCTCCTTTAGAAGAATCTACAGCTGAGACGCCTGAAGATGAAGAACCTATTGAGCTAGTTGTAACAGGTGAACAAGATACATATCGCGTGCCAGAAGCATCAGGGGCTACTAGAACCGATACCCCGATTCGCGACATTCCCCAGTCAATTCAAGTAATCCCAAGACAAGTTCTAGAAGACCAACAAGTCATTCGGCTCACAGATGCAATTCGTAACGTTAGTGGTGTTGTAGAAAGCGATACTTTTGCTGGAACAAATGACAACGTAAATATTAGAGGTTTTGATTTTAATTCTACTTTTCGTGATGGTTTAAGGGAGACTGGTTTTCTATTGCGAGAACTTGCCAATATTGAGCAGATAGAAATTCTCAAAGGCCCAGCTTCGGTGTTGTATGGAAATGCTGAACCAGGAGGAATCATTAACTTAGTCACGAAAAAACCTCTTGCTACTCCTTATTATTTTGGTCAATTTTCTATAGGTAACTTTAGTTACTATCGTTCTGCTATTGATTTATCTGGACCTCTCTATCCAGATGATACATTACTGTATAGACTGAATGTTGCTTATGAGAATGCTGGTAGCTTCAGAGATTTTGTCGATAGTGAGCGATTCTTTGTGGGACCAGTGTTTGATTTAAAACTGGGCGATCGCACTAACCTATTGTTTAATGTTAGTTACCTCAACGACGAGCGCACATTTGACCAAGGTATAGTTGCTTTTGGTCAAGGAATTGCTGACATTCCCTATAGTAGATTCTTGGGCGAACCAGGAGATGAACGTATAACAGAAGAAGTAAATGTAGGTTATCGCCTAGAACATCGCTTCAATGATAACTTAACCCTCCGTAATGCCTTTCGCTACACCTCACAAGACGCTTTTGATTACCGCGCCCAGCCTCTAGAAGTGGACGAAGAAACTGGCGAATTAACACGCAATTTCCGTTCCAACGATGATTACCGTGAGACATACTCTCTGCAAACAGATCTTGTAGGTGAGTTTGTAACGGGTTCAATCGAACACACACTCTTGTTTGGGTTTGATTTCGCTCGGCAAAAGAGCGATGGTTCACAGAGGCGACTACCTGAAGGGCTAACTCCATCTATAAATATTTTTGACCCAGTTTACAACGTGACTCCTAGACCTGCGCTTTCTGAACTCACTGATGTAGTTCGAGATGGCAAGGATAACGTTAATGCACTAGGTATTTATTTACAAGATCAGATAGCATTTTCAGACAATTTCAAGTTACTGCTAGGTGGTCGTTTTGACGTTGTTGATCAAGACGTGTTTGATCGCCTTTCGGATACTCGTACTCTTCAGTATGACGAAGCATTCACCCCTCGGATTGGTGTTGTTTACCAGCCAAGTGAACCTATTTCACTTTATGCTAGTTATAGTCGCTCGTTTGCCCCAAATTTTGCCCAACGCGCTGATCTGACATTTTTGCCACCTGAGCGTGGAACTCAGTATGAAGTGGGGATCAAAGCAGATTTTAATGAAAGACTTTCAGCGACTTTAGCAGCTTATCAAATTACTAAAACAAATATTGCTACACCCGATCCAAATGACCCTGATGGTTTTAGCATTCCTATTGGGGAGCAGCGAAGCCGAGGAATTGAACTAGATGTATCTGGTGAAATTTTGCCTGGATGGAATATCGTTGCTGCTTATGGTTATACCGACGCTGAAATCACAGAAAGTAGTGATTCTCCTGATGCTTTGATAGTCGGTTCTCGAGTACCCAGAGTACCCGAACACAAAGCTAGCCTATGGACAACTTATCAATTTCTTCAAGGTGATTTGGAAGGTTTAGGTTTCGGCTTGGGACTATATTACCTTTCAGATAGAGTAGGTGGTGATATTCCTACGCTTACATCTGATGATACTTTCACATTACCTAGTTATCTGCGAACTGATGCTGCAATTTATTACAAACGTGATAACTGGAGAGCCGCAATTAACTTTGAAAACATCTTTGGTGTCAGGTATGTTGAGTCATTTAACTTTGGCAGAAACACAGTTATTCCCGCCGCACCGTTTACGGTGATCGGGACACTTTCGATTGAATTTTAG
- a CDS encoding non-ribosomal peptide synthetase produces the protein MPEHKNIQSCHAFNSMSKFSTIVELLRYRSNIQGEQLSYTFLADGETQSDRLTYQALDKCSRAIASQLQSLGLSGERALLLYPPGLEYLAAFFGCLYAGVVAVPAYPPRNQRNTPRILAILDDAQAAIILTTAAILPQLQSLFADKINHIHWLATDHLAPGLEEAWQKPFINIDTLAFLQYTSGSTGTPKGVMLSHGNLLHNAEVTRQYMEHTSSSKFVTWLPIYHDMGLIGGVLQPLYSGFPCIMLPPAAFLQRPYRWLQAISRYRGTTSGAPNFAYELCIEKITPEQRSTLDLSSWSVAFNGAEPIRQETLEKFAATFAECGFRPEAFYPCYGMAEATLMVSGSVKSALVRSISLQKNALERNRLTHAVANTENSIQIVGCGRVVPQQEVVIANPETLTLCDSDQVGEIWVAGPSIGHGYWNRLEETEQTFHAYLQDTRQGPFLRTGDLGFLHNGELFITGRAKDLIIIRGRNLYPQDIELTAERSHKTLRVGSVAAFAVEVEKEERLVVVQELEFRAKPDIDEVTAAIRQAITEEHEVEVYAVILIKAGTIPKTSSGKIQRRATKAGFLAGTLEVVGSSILEITQTTEREEVLTGRELLTLEPKQRQQLLNFYLQKLVAQVIRVKPSQINLEQPLGSLGLDSLKVFELKNRIEVDFGVTLSVANFFDNTGISELTIQILDEVNNLTCEYLPISKVETTTNQHPLSFTQQQLWFINQLQPGTATYNIPVAIHLTGLNVPALVRSLNEIIQRHDILRTSFEVVNGEPVQKVADTVTFTLPEVNLCHLSDEQQQSEVQKLSRKEAQSSFDLGQAPLLRAKLLYLQAEQSILILTLHHLVGDGWSIKDLVQELSAIYQAFVDGKPSLLPQLPVKYTDFVYWQRNYLQGEVIERCLAYWKQQLNGNLPVLQLPTDRPRPPIQTFKGAQQKFVLSTKLTEAIKQLSQREGVTLFMTLLAAFQTLLYRYTDQEDILVGSPIANRNRVEIDQLIGCFVNNLVLRTNLEGNPTFTELLGRVRKVAIDAYTHQDLPFEKLVEALQPNRDLSYNPLFQVMFVLQNSASNSIWKTEEIETGTAKFDILLSMIDSEERLTGTLEYNTDLFNPDTIIRMVGHFQTMLGGIVSDSNQPIAELPILTFAERQTLLEDWNNTQVNYPQEACIHNLFEAQVEKRPDAIALIFANVELTYRELNNRANQLAHYLQNLGVKPEMLVGICMERAIEMVVGILAIMKAGGAYLPLDPTYPQERLAFMLEDAQLSLLLVQPHLVDELPPHEAKVVIIDADGAAFADYNQANLVSHTELENAAYVIYTSGSTGKPKGAINTHKGLCNRLIWMQETYQLTSSDRVLQKTPFSFDVSVWEFFWTLFTGATLVIAKPGGHQDASYLVQLIGQQQITTLHFVPSMLQVFLEEPELEKCRSLKRVICSGEALPLELQKRFFERLDAELHNLYGPTEAAIDVTSWKCQKNSNAKIVPIGRPIANIQIYILDNYLQPVPIGIPGELHIGGVGLARGYLNRQELTSEKFISSPFYPTKRLYKTGDLARYLPDGSIEYLGRIDRQIKLRGCRIEIGEIETVIAQYSHVRETVVITNENRLIAYVVPHQKTPFSINELRHLLKVKLPEYMIPAAFVVLESLPLTPNGKVDLRALPAPGNLRPELANNYQAPQSEVEKLIAKVWKQVLQLETVGVDDNFFDLGGHSLLAVKVNNKLREIWNRNLSVVEIFQYPTIRSLAEHLSQEEVPVYLQAVHDRVKKQIEARSQQKELLRKRRKKLNN, from the coding sequence ATGCCTGAACACAAGAATATTCAAAGCTGTCATGCTTTCAATAGCATGAGCAAATTTTCGACTATTGTTGAACTTTTGCGTTATAGAAGCAATATACAGGGCGAACAACTCAGTTACACGTTCTTAGCAGATGGGGAAACCCAAAGCGATCGCCTCACGTATCAAGCTCTAGATAAATGTAGTCGAGCGATCGCCTCTCAACTCCAAAGCTTAGGTTTAAGTGGAGAGCGTGCTTTACTGCTTTATCCACCAGGTTTAGAGTATCTAGCCGCCTTTTTCGGGTGTTTGTATGCTGGGGTTGTAGCAGTTCCAGCTTATCCACCACGCAACCAACGGAATACCCCCAGAATCTTAGCAATTTTAGACGATGCACAAGCAGCGATAATTCTGACTACCGCAGCCATTTTGCCGCAATTGCAATCTTTGTTTGCCGATAAAATCAATCATATTCACTGGCTAGCTACTGATCACCTCGCTCCTGGTCTAGAAGAAGCTTGGCAAAAGCCTTTTATTAATATAGACACATTAGCCTTTCTGCAATATACATCTGGTTCTACTGGTACACCCAAAGGTGTCATGCTCAGTCATGGCAACCTACTGCACAATGCTGAGGTAACGCGCCAGTATATGGAACATACCTCTAGTAGTAAGTTTGTAACTTGGCTGCCTATTTATCATGACATGGGTTTGATTGGTGGCGTACTGCAACCTTTATATAGTGGTTTTCCTTGTATTATGCTGCCGCCAGCAGCTTTTCTCCAACGTCCTTATCGTTGGTTACAAGCAATTTCTCGTTATAGAGGAACCACCAGTGGCGCGCCTAACTTTGCTTACGAGCTTTGTATTGAAAAAATTACGCCCGAACAACGCTCAACCTTAGATTTAAGCAGTTGGAGTGTAGCTTTTAATGGTGCTGAACCTATTCGTCAAGAAACGCTAGAGAAGTTTGCAGCCACCTTCGCTGAATGCGGTTTTCGTCCAGAAGCTTTTTATCCTTGCTATGGCATGGCAGAAGCCACCTTAATGGTATCTGGGAGCGTCAAATCTGCGTTAGTAAGGAGCATATCTTTGCAAAAAAACGCTTTAGAACGCAACCGTCTGACTCATGCGGTTGCTAACACAGAGAATTCAATACAAATAGTCGGATGTGGTCGAGTTGTACCACAACAAGAAGTTGTAATTGCCAATCCAGAAACCTTAACTTTGTGTGATTCCGACCAAGTTGGGGAAATTTGGGTAGCTGGACCTAGTATTGGTCATGGTTACTGGAACCGACTAGAAGAAACTGAACAAACCTTCCACGCTTATCTACAAGACACAAGACAAGGACCATTTTTACGGACTGGAGATTTAGGTTTTCTGCACAATGGCGAACTCTTTATAACAGGTAGAGCTAAAGATTTAATTATCATCAGAGGGCGTAATCTCTACCCACAAGATATTGAGTTAACCGCAGAGCGCAGCCATAAAACATTACGAGTAGGAAGTGTTGCGGCTTTTGCTGTAGAGGTAGAAAAAGAAGAACGACTAGTAGTTGTACAAGAATTAGAGTTTCGTGCCAAACCTGATATAGATGAAGTAACAGCTGCTATTCGCCAAGCAATCACAGAAGAACATGAAGTAGAAGTTTATGCAGTTATTTTAATCAAAGCTGGCACGATTCCCAAAACTTCTAGCGGTAAAATCCAACGTCGAGCTACCAAAGCAGGATTTTTAGCAGGTACATTAGAGGTTGTTGGTAGTAGTATTCTGGAAATTACCCAAACAACAGAACGAGAAGAAGTTCTGACAGGAAGAGAATTATTAACACTAGAACCAAAACAACGACAACAATTATTAAACTTCTATTTACAAAAGCTAGTAGCGCAGGTAATAAGAGTAAAACCTTCGCAAATAAATCTAGAGCAGCCTTTAGGTAGTTTGGGTTTAGACTCCCTAAAAGTTTTCGAGTTAAAAAACCGGATTGAGGTTGACTTTGGTGTAACTCTATCTGTAGCTAACTTCTTTGATAATACTGGTATTAGTGAGTTAACAATCCAAATATTAGACGAAGTTAACAACCTTACTTGTGAATACTTGCCTATCTCTAAAGTAGAGACAACTACTAACCAACATCCACTGAGCTTTACTCAACAGCAGTTGTGGTTTATCAATCAACTGCAACCTGGAACAGCTACATATAACATTCCCGTAGCTATTCATCTAACAGGATTGAATGTCCCTGCATTGGTTCGTAGCCTCAACGAAATTATTCAAAGACACGACATCTTACGAACCAGCTTTGAAGTAGTGAATGGTGAACCCGTCCAAAAAGTTGCAGATACAGTCACATTCACTTTACCAGAAGTTAATTTGTGCCATTTATCCGATGAACAGCAGCAGTCTGAAGTGCAAAAGTTATCCCGAAAAGAGGCTCAGTCATCTTTTGATTTAGGACAAGCACCTTTGTTACGGGCAAAACTGCTGTACTTGCAAGCAGAACAGTCAATATTAATTTTGACGCTGCATCATTTAGTTGGTGATGGTTGGTCAATCAAGGATTTAGTTCAAGAATTATCTGCGATTTATCAAGCTTTTGTTGATGGTAAACCCTCTTTGCTACCTCAGCTTCCTGTAAAGTACACAGATTTTGTATATTGGCAACGAAACTACTTACAAGGCGAAGTTATAGAAAGATGTTTAGCTTATTGGAAGCAGCAGTTAAACGGAAATCTACCTGTATTGCAACTACCTACTGATCGTCCCAGACCGCCAATACAAACTTTTAAAGGAGCGCAGCAGAAGTTTGTATTGTCTACAAAGTTAACTGAAGCAATCAAACAGTTAAGCCAACGGGAAGGTGTAACCTTATTTATGACCTTGTTAGCGGCGTTTCAAACATTGCTATACCGCTATACAGATCAGGAAGATATTCTTGTCGGTTCACCGATTGCTAATCGCAACCGTGTTGAAATAGATCAGTTGATTGGGTGCTTTGTCAATAATTTAGTATTGCGTACTAATCTAGAAGGAAATCCCACATTTACAGAATTGTTGGGGCGAGTACGAAAGGTAGCAATTGATGCTTATACTCATCAAGATTTACCTTTTGAGAAGTTAGTAGAAGCATTACAACCAAATCGGGATTTAAGCTATAATCCACTGTTTCAGGTGATGTTTGTGCTTCAGAATTCTGCATCAAATAGCATTTGGAAAACTGAGGAAATTGAAACAGGGACAGCTAAGTTTGATATCCTGTTATCAATGATTGATAGTGAAGAAAGATTAACAGGGACACTAGAATATAACACCGATTTATTTAATCCAGATACGATAATTAGAATGGTTGGGCATTTCCAAACCATGCTAGGGGGTATAGTTAGTGATTCTAACCAGCCTATTGCCGAGTTACCAATATTGACTTTTGCTGAACGTCAGACGCTACTAGAAGACTGGAACAACACTCAGGTTAATTATCCTCAAGAAGCTTGCATTCATAACTTGTTTGAGGCGCAGGTAGAAAAAAGACCAGACGCGATCGCTCTCATTTTTGCTAATGTAGAACTTACCTATCGAGAGTTAAACAATCGAGCCAATCAACTAGCTCACTACCTACAAAATTTAGGTGTGAAACCAGAAATGCTAGTTGGAATCTGCATGGAACGCGCTATCGAAATGGTAGTGGGAATTTTAGCAATTATGAAAGCTGGTGGTGCGTATCTACCGCTAGATCCTACCTATCCTCAAGAGCGTTTGGCATTCATGCTAGAAGATGCTCAACTATCATTGTTGCTAGTGCAACCGCATCTAGTCGATGAACTACCACCACACGAAGCCAAAGTAGTAATTATAGACGCTGATGGTGCAGCCTTCGCTGACTACAACCAAGCTAATTTAGTTAGTCATACAGAACTAGAAAACGCAGCCTATGTCATTTATACTTCTGGTTCCACAGGAAAACCAAAAGGCGCGATTAACACGCACAAAGGTCTTTGCAACCGCTTAATATGGATGCAGGAAACTTATCAATTAACATCAAGCGATCGCGTTTTACAAAAAACACCCTTCAGTTTTGATGTCTCCGTTTGGGAATTCTTCTGGACTCTCTTTACTGGTGCAACTTTAGTCATAGCGAAGCCAGGTGGACATCAAGATGCAAGCTATTTAGTCCAACTCATCGGTCAACAGCAAATTACGACATTGCACTTTGTTCCTTCAATGCTGCAAGTGTTTTTAGAGGAACCAGAACTAGAAAAGTGCCGTAGTCTTAAACGTGTAATTTGTAGTGGTGAAGCACTACCCTTAGAACTACAAAAACGCTTCTTTGAGCGTTTGGATGCAGAATTACACAATCTCTACGGTCCTACAGAAGCAGCAATTGATGTGACTTCTTGGAAATGTCAAAAAAATAGCAACGCGAAAATAGTTCCTATCGGTCGTCCTATCGCTAACATCCAGATATATATATTAGACAATTATTTGCAACCTGTTCCAATTGGTATTCCTGGTGAGTTACATATTGGTGGTGTAGGTTTAGCAAGAGGCTATCTAAATCGACAAGAATTGACGAGCGAAAAGTTTATTTCTAGCCCGTTTTATCCTACCAAACGTCTTTATAAAACAGGAGATTTAGCTCGTTACCTTCCAGATGGCAGTATTGAATACTTGGGAAGAATTGACCGTCAAATTAAACTGCGCGGTTGCCGTATTGAAATAGGAGAAATTGAAACAGTTATAGCCCAATATTCTCATGTACGAGAAACAGTAGTCATTACTAATGAAAATCGTCTTATTGCTTATGTGGTTCCTCATCAAAAAACACCCTTTTCTATCAATGAATTAAGGCATTTACTTAAGGTAAAACTGCCTGAATATATGATTCCTGCTGCCTTTGTAGTTTTAGAATCCTTACCGCTTACACCTAATGGCAAAGTAGACCTTCGTGCTTTACCTGCGCCTGGTAACTTGCGTCCAGAATTAGCCAATAACTATCAAGCTCCTCAATCTGAAGTAGAAAAATTAATAGCTAAGGTTTGGAAACAGGTACTACAGCTAGAAACAGTAGGTGTTGATGATAATTTCTTTGATCTTGGCGGACATTCTTTGCTGGCAGTAAAGGTAAACAATAAACTCAGAGAAATTTGGAACCGCAATTTATCAGTTGTAGAAATTTTTCAGTATCCAACTATTAGATCGCTAGCAGAACATTTAAGCCAAGAAGAAGTACCTGTTTATTTACAAGCTGTACATGACCGAGTTAAAAAGCAAATAGAAGCCCGAAGTCAACAAAAAGAACTATTAAGGAAACGACGAAAGAAATTGAATAATTAG